In Juglans regia cultivar Chandler chromosome 5, Walnut 2.0, whole genome shotgun sequence, the following are encoded in one genomic region:
- the LOC108989056 gene encoding protein LONG AFTER FAR-RED 3 isoform X2: protein MRLYALVWASIAVVLAVVFRAWWIPSPSSPVADLVLTNAVIFTSDDSLPFADSMAVRNGRILRIGNYSFVKEVAGYGTKHLHLGGKVVVPGFVDSHVHLIFGGLQIMRVDLRGVNQQDEFVRRVKEAAMNAKEGSWILGGGWNNDLWGGEFPVASWVDHITPYNPVWLSRMDGHMGLANSVALKLSGISNLSEDPEGGTIMRTASGEPTGLLIDSASELLLPWIPKVSVNERREAFRRASNLALMRGVTTVVDFGRYLPGVSPELSWEDFADVYQWADATGKMMIRVCLFFPLETWTRLLDLIGKMGRVISQWIYLGGVKAFADGSLGSNSALFYEPYVDEPHNYGLQVTAIETLFNMTLSSDKSGLQVAIHAIGDRANDLILDMHELVVSTNGMRDRRFRIEHAQHLAPGATARFGRLGIVASVQPDHLLVDANSATRKLGIDRAQKGSYLFRSLLASNVQLAFGSDWPVVDINPLGGVRTAMKRIPPAWNDAWIPSECLTLNDALKAYTISAARACFLDKELGSLSPGKLADFVILSTGSWDDFAAEGSASVEATYVAGLQAYP from the exons ATGAGGCTGTACGCACTCGTCTGGGCCTCAATCGCCGTTGTCTTGGCCGTCGTATTTAGAGCATGGTGGATACCGTCGCCGTCATCTCCGGTTGCAGACTTGGTGTTGACGAATGCGGTGATATTCACGAGCGATGACTCTCTCCCTTTTGCCGACTCCATGGCGGTTCGAAACGGCAGGATTCTTCGCATTGGCAACTATTCCTTCGTTAAG GAAGTGGCAGGATATGGGACTAAACACTTGCATCTCGGAGGAAAAGTTGTGGTTCCTGGATTTGTAGATTCCCATGTGCACTTGATTTTTGGTGGACTTCAG ATCATGCGGGTGGACCTGCGGGGTGTAAATCAGCAAGATGAGTTTGTGAGAAGGGTCAAGGAAGCAGCGATGA ATGCAAAAGAAGGTTCTTGGATTTTGGGCGGTGGATGGAATAATGATCTATGGGGAGGAGAGTTTCCAGTGGCGTCTTGGGTCGATCATATTACACCTTACAATCCT GTTTGGTTGTCAAGGATGGATGGTCATATGGGCTTGGCTAATTCAGTGGCACTAAAGTTGTCTGGAATTAGTAATCTATCAGAAGATCCTGAAGGTGGAACTATTATGAGAACTGCAAGTGGAG AGCCTACTGGATTGCTGATTGATTCTGCTAGCGAACTTCTCCTACCTTGGATTCCCAAGGTCTCTGTAAATGAAAGGAGGGAAGCTTTCCGTAGAGCAAGCAATCTTGCCTTGATGAGGGGTGTGACAACAGTTGTTGATTTTGGGAGATATTTGCCTGGGGTGTCACCGGAGCTTTCTTGGGAAGATTTTGCAG ATGTATATCAATGGGCTGATGCTACTGGGAAGATGATGATCAGGGTTTGCTTATTTTTCCCATTGGAAACATGGACACGTCTTCTT GATCTAATTGGAAAAATGGGCCGCGTCATAAGCCAGTGGATTTACTTGGGTGGTGTAAAGGCTTTTGCTGATGGGTCTTTAGGTTCTAATAGCGCACTGTTTTATGAG CCGTATGTTGATGAGCCTCACAATTATGGCCTGCAAGTGACAGCAATCGAAACTCTTTTCAACATGACTCTATCATCAGATAAATCAGGCCTACAG GTTGCTATTCATGCTATAGGTGATAGGGCAAACGACTTGATCCTGGATATGCATGAGTTAGTCGTTTCTACAAATGGAATGAGGGATCGAAGATTTAGG ATTGAGCATGCCCAGCATTTGGCACCTGGGGCTACAGCTCGATTTGGTCGACTAGGGATTGTTGCTTCAGTACAG CCAGACCACTTGTTAGTTGATGCCAATTCTGCTACAAGAAAACTTGGTATAGACAGGGCTCAAAAGGGATCTTATCTGTTTCGGTCACTTTTAGCCAGCAATGTGCAGTTGGCATTTGGTTCTGACTGGCCT GTTGTAGATATTAATCCTTTAGGTGGGGTCAGAACAGCTATGAAGAGAATACCTCCTGCTTGGAATGATGCTTGGATTCCATCAGAGTGCCTTACACTGAATGATGCATTAAAGGC GTACACAATTTCAGCTGCTCGTGCATGCTTTCTTGACAAGGAGTTGGGATCTTTATCTCCTGGGAAACTCGCAGATTTTGTCATACTATCTACTGGTTCGTGGGATGACTTCGCAGCAGAAGGATCTGCATCTGTTGAGGCAACGTATGTTGCTGGGCTACAGGCGTATCCTTAG
- the LOC108989056 gene encoding protein LONG AFTER FAR-RED 3 isoform X1: MRLYALVWASIAVVLAVVFRAWWIPSPSSPVADLVLTNAVIFTSDDSLPFADSMAVRNGRILRIGNYSFVKEVAGYGTKHLHLGGKVVVPGFVDSHVHLIFGGLQIMRVDLRGVNQQDEFVRRVKEAAMNAKEGSWILGGGWNNDLWGGEFPVASWVDHITPYNPVWLSRMDGHMGLANSVALKLSGISNLSEDPEGGTIMRTASGEPTGLLIDSASELLLPWIPKVSVNERREAFRRASNLALMRGVTTVVDFGRYLPGVSPELSWEDFADVYQWADATGKMMIRVCLFFPLETWTRLLDLIGKMGRVISQWIYLGGVKAFADGSLGSNSALFYEPYVDEPHNYGLQVTAIETLFNMTLSSDKSGLQVFPCLAKTTIYVFVVIGFTFSFFQVAIHAIGDRANDLILDMHELVVSTNGMRDRRFRIEHAQHLAPGATARFGRLGIVASVQPDHLLVDANSATRKLGIDRAQKGSYLFRSLLASNVQLAFGSDWPVVDINPLGGVRTAMKRIPPAWNDAWIPSECLTLNDALKAYTISAARACFLDKELGSLSPGKLADFVILSTGSWDDFAAEGSASVEATYVAGLQAYP, from the exons ATGAGGCTGTACGCACTCGTCTGGGCCTCAATCGCCGTTGTCTTGGCCGTCGTATTTAGAGCATGGTGGATACCGTCGCCGTCATCTCCGGTTGCAGACTTGGTGTTGACGAATGCGGTGATATTCACGAGCGATGACTCTCTCCCTTTTGCCGACTCCATGGCGGTTCGAAACGGCAGGATTCTTCGCATTGGCAACTATTCCTTCGTTAAG GAAGTGGCAGGATATGGGACTAAACACTTGCATCTCGGAGGAAAAGTTGTGGTTCCTGGATTTGTAGATTCCCATGTGCACTTGATTTTTGGTGGACTTCAG ATCATGCGGGTGGACCTGCGGGGTGTAAATCAGCAAGATGAGTTTGTGAGAAGGGTCAAGGAAGCAGCGATGA ATGCAAAAGAAGGTTCTTGGATTTTGGGCGGTGGATGGAATAATGATCTATGGGGAGGAGAGTTTCCAGTGGCGTCTTGGGTCGATCATATTACACCTTACAATCCT GTTTGGTTGTCAAGGATGGATGGTCATATGGGCTTGGCTAATTCAGTGGCACTAAAGTTGTCTGGAATTAGTAATCTATCAGAAGATCCTGAAGGTGGAACTATTATGAGAACTGCAAGTGGAG AGCCTACTGGATTGCTGATTGATTCTGCTAGCGAACTTCTCCTACCTTGGATTCCCAAGGTCTCTGTAAATGAAAGGAGGGAAGCTTTCCGTAGAGCAAGCAATCTTGCCTTGATGAGGGGTGTGACAACAGTTGTTGATTTTGGGAGATATTTGCCTGGGGTGTCACCGGAGCTTTCTTGGGAAGATTTTGCAG ATGTATATCAATGGGCTGATGCTACTGGGAAGATGATGATCAGGGTTTGCTTATTTTTCCCATTGGAAACATGGACACGTCTTCTT GATCTAATTGGAAAAATGGGCCGCGTCATAAGCCAGTGGATTTACTTGGGTGGTGTAAAGGCTTTTGCTGATGGGTCTTTAGGTTCTAATAGCGCACTGTTTTATGAG CCGTATGTTGATGAGCCTCACAATTATGGCCTGCAAGTGACAGCAATCGAAACTCTTTTCAACATGACTCTATCATCAGATAAATCAGGCCTACAGGTCTTTCCTTGTCTTGCAAAAACCACCATATATGTATTTGTAGTAATTGGCTTTACCTTCAGTTTCTTTCAGGTTGCTATTCATGCTATAGGTGATAGGGCAAACGACTTGATCCTGGATATGCATGAGTTAGTCGTTTCTACAAATGGAATGAGGGATCGAAGATTTAGG ATTGAGCATGCCCAGCATTTGGCACCTGGGGCTACAGCTCGATTTGGTCGACTAGGGATTGTTGCTTCAGTACAG CCAGACCACTTGTTAGTTGATGCCAATTCTGCTACAAGAAAACTTGGTATAGACAGGGCTCAAAAGGGATCTTATCTGTTTCGGTCACTTTTAGCCAGCAATGTGCAGTTGGCATTTGGTTCTGACTGGCCT GTTGTAGATATTAATCCTTTAGGTGGGGTCAGAACAGCTATGAAGAGAATACCTCCTGCTTGGAATGATGCTTGGATTCCATCAGAGTGCCTTACACTGAATGATGCATTAAAGGC GTACACAATTTCAGCTGCTCGTGCATGCTTTCTTGACAAGGAGTTGGGATCTTTATCTCCTGGGAAACTCGCAGATTTTGTCATACTATCTACTGGTTCGTGGGATGACTTCGCAGCAGAAGGATCTGCATCTGTTGAGGCAACGTATGTTGCTGGGCTACAGGCGTATCCTTAG
- the LOC108989056 gene encoding protein LONG AFTER FAR-RED 3 isoform X3: MRVDLRGVNQQDEFVRRVKEAAMNAKEGSWILGGGWNNDLWGGEFPVASWVDHITPYNPVWLSRMDGHMGLANSVALKLSGISNLSEDPEGGTIMRTASGEPTGLLIDSASELLLPWIPKVSVNERREAFRRASNLALMRGVTTVVDFGRYLPGVSPELSWEDFADVYQWADATGKMMIRVCLFFPLETWTRLLDLIGKMGRVISQWIYLGGVKAFADGSLGSNSALFYEPYVDEPHNYGLQVTAIETLFNMTLSSDKSGLQVAIHAIGDRANDLILDMHELVVSTNGMRDRRFRIEHAQHLAPGATARFGRLGIVASVQPDHLLVDANSATRKLGIDRAQKGSYLFRSLLASNVQLAFGSDWPVVDINPLGGVRTAMKRIPPAWNDAWIPSECLTLNDALKAYTISAARACFLDKELGSLSPGKLADFVILSTGSWDDFAAEGSASVEATYVAGLQAYP, from the exons ATGCGGGTGGACCTGCGGGGTGTAAATCAGCAAGATGAGTTTGTGAGAAGGGTCAAGGAAGCAGCGATGA ATGCAAAAGAAGGTTCTTGGATTTTGGGCGGTGGATGGAATAATGATCTATGGGGAGGAGAGTTTCCAGTGGCGTCTTGGGTCGATCATATTACACCTTACAATCCT GTTTGGTTGTCAAGGATGGATGGTCATATGGGCTTGGCTAATTCAGTGGCACTAAAGTTGTCTGGAATTAGTAATCTATCAGAAGATCCTGAAGGTGGAACTATTATGAGAACTGCAAGTGGAG AGCCTACTGGATTGCTGATTGATTCTGCTAGCGAACTTCTCCTACCTTGGATTCCCAAGGTCTCTGTAAATGAAAGGAGGGAAGCTTTCCGTAGAGCAAGCAATCTTGCCTTGATGAGGGGTGTGACAACAGTTGTTGATTTTGGGAGATATTTGCCTGGGGTGTCACCGGAGCTTTCTTGGGAAGATTTTGCAG ATGTATATCAATGGGCTGATGCTACTGGGAAGATGATGATCAGGGTTTGCTTATTTTTCCCATTGGAAACATGGACACGTCTTCTT GATCTAATTGGAAAAATGGGCCGCGTCATAAGCCAGTGGATTTACTTGGGTGGTGTAAAGGCTTTTGCTGATGGGTCTTTAGGTTCTAATAGCGCACTGTTTTATGAG CCGTATGTTGATGAGCCTCACAATTATGGCCTGCAAGTGACAGCAATCGAAACTCTTTTCAACATGACTCTATCATCAGATAAATCAGGCCTACAG GTTGCTATTCATGCTATAGGTGATAGGGCAAACGACTTGATCCTGGATATGCATGAGTTAGTCGTTTCTACAAATGGAATGAGGGATCGAAGATTTAGG ATTGAGCATGCCCAGCATTTGGCACCTGGGGCTACAGCTCGATTTGGTCGACTAGGGATTGTTGCTTCAGTACAG CCAGACCACTTGTTAGTTGATGCCAATTCTGCTACAAGAAAACTTGGTATAGACAGGGCTCAAAAGGGATCTTATCTGTTTCGGTCACTTTTAGCCAGCAATGTGCAGTTGGCATTTGGTTCTGACTGGCCT GTTGTAGATATTAATCCTTTAGGTGGGGTCAGAACAGCTATGAAGAGAATACCTCCTGCTTGGAATGATGCTTGGATTCCATCAGAGTGCCTTACACTGAATGATGCATTAAAGGC GTACACAATTTCAGCTGCTCGTGCATGCTTTCTTGACAAGGAGTTGGGATCTTTATCTCCTGGGAAACTCGCAGATTTTGTCATACTATCTACTGGTTCGTGGGATGACTTCGCAGCAGAAGGATCTGCATCTGTTGAGGCAACGTATGTTGCTGGGCTACAGGCGTATCCTTAG
- the LOC108987720 gene encoding protein LATERAL ROOT PRIMORDIUM 1-like — protein MAMLGLGDLVLIAPTTSTQQQNQYISADHHSNLSIPSSAALGLGFGIFPLLTTTPCITAPNSNNPNYWSLEKGQELSFSNNFVNGCSELMVTSIESGMRVCRDCGNKAKKDCSYRMCRTCCKSRGYDCATHVRSTWVPAARRRERGVSMVGGDEGDGSSGSSSGVKRPRIEVLPPAITISHASTCNPTTQRSTGISSSHQDASFKHSLPRQVHAKAVFRCHRVVTAVGKGEAECVYQATVSISGHLFKGFLYDQGVEDKNSFACISQMQLESSIGGRNGKSSSIVSPSNARPGSAN, from the exons ATGGCCATGTTGGGCCTCGGAGACCTTGTTCTTATTGCTCCAACCACTTCCACGCAACAACAAAACCAATACATATCCGCTGATCACCACTCTAATCTTTCTATACCTTCCTCAGCCGCCCTTGGTTTAGGCTTCGGTATTTTCCCGCTTTTAACTACCACTCCCTGCATCACAGCCCCAAATTCGAATAACCCCAATTATTGGAGTCTAGAGAAAGGCCAAGAACTGAGTTTCTCAAACAACTTCGTAAATGGTTGTTCTGAGCTAATGGTAACGAGTATTGAGAGTGGTATGAGGGTTTGCAGGGACTGTGGGAACAAGGCTAAGAAGGATTGTAGTTATAGGATGTGTAGGACTTGCTGTAAGAGCCGTGGTTATGATTGTGCTACACACGTGAGGAGCACTTGGGTACCGGCAGCTCGGCGGCGAGAGCGGGGGGTGTCGATGGTGGGCGGTGACGAGGGTGATGGTTCTTCTGGGTCGTCTTCTGGAGTTAAAAGGCCAAGAATTGAGGTGTTACCTCCTGCTATTACCATATCTCATGCTTCAACATGTAATCCTACCACTCAAAGGAGTACTGGTATTAGCTCTAGCCAccaag ATGCAAGTTTTAAGCATTCCTTACCGCGCCAAGTCCACGCAAAGGCGGTATTCAGGTGTCACAGAGTAGTCACTGCAGTTGGTAAAGGTGAAGCGGAATGTGTCTACCAGGCTACAGTGAGTATAAGCGGCCATCTGTTCAAAGGGTTTCTCTATGATCAAGGTGTTGAAGATAAAAACTCCTTCGCATGTATTTCACAAATGCAATTGGAAAGTAGTATTGGAGGAAGGAATGGGAAGTCTTCTTCAATTGTGTCTCCATCAAATGCGCGTCCAGGTTCTGCCAACTGA